One segment of Comamonas thiooxydans DNA contains the following:
- a CDS encoding carboxymuconolactone decarboxylase family protein, giving the protein MTTSHIRVPLVVPGSKPELAEVEARIQSERGRISLLYQALLNSAPIAAGWEAMLTAVRNRTGIAADLREMIILRVAVLNDAAFEFDAHIPHALKAGFPQYKIDALKSTTPEGVFTEQELLLLELTDRMTRDVKVPEELMERINALHDPQTVVELVATVAAYNMVSRFLVALNISH; this is encoded by the coding sequence ATGACAACCTCTCATATTCGCGTGCCCCTGGTGGTACCAGGCTCGAAACCTGAACTAGCTGAGGTAGAAGCACGCATACAGTCCGAACGTGGCCGCATATCACTGCTGTATCAGGCATTGCTCAACAGCGCACCGATTGCTGCGGGATGGGAGGCTATGTTGACCGCCGTGCGCAATCGAACAGGGATTGCGGCAGACCTGCGCGAGATGATCATTCTTCGAGTTGCCGTTTTGAACGATGCAGCCTTCGAGTTCGACGCACATATCCCCCACGCACTCAAAGCCGGCTTTCCGCAGTACAAGATTGACGCGCTCAAAAGTACGACTCCAGAAGGAGTCTTCACTGAGCAAGAGCTGTTGCTACTGGAACTCACCGACCGCATGACACGCGATGTCAAAGTGCCAGAAGAATTGATGGAGCGCATCAACGCACTCCACGATCCTCAGACGGTGGTTGAACTTGTGGCGACAGTAGCGGCCTACAACATGGTGTCTCGCTTCCTGGTGGCACTCAACATCTCGCATTGA